The Microcoleus sp. bin38.metabat.b11b12b14.051 genome segment CATCAGTTTAGAGCGCAAGTTCGACTACAGCGACAAATATCCCGGTTTCAGCGGCAAACACTGGCAAGTTAAAACGATGGTGGAAGCTGTCAGAGACGAGTTTGGGCTGGATTTTGACAATTTGGACTTGGAAAGTGCGATCGCATCCGCAAGCAAGCTAGAACTGCACCTGTCGAAGTTAGAACAACAGAGTTTAGGCTACGTACTGTACGCAGTTTTTGATAAATTAGTTGTTCCCAAACTAATTCAACCGACATTCATCATCGACTATCCCGTCGAAGTCAGTCCCCTAGCCAAAGGACACCGCAGCAAACCGGGATTTGTTGAACGTTTCGAGTTATTTATCAACGGTACAGAATACTCGAATGGTTTCTCGGAATTGAACGATCCGAAGGAGCAAAGAAAGCGGTTTGAAGAACAGCTAGCTCAGAAAAATGCAGGCGATGACGAAGCCCATCCTATGGATGAAGATTTCATCCAAGCCCTATCTTTGGGAATGCCGAACTGTGCGGGAATGGGCATCGGTGTAGACAGATTGGTGATGCTTTTAACTAATACTCAAAGCATCCGAGATGCGGTGATGTTCCCGACTATGCGGCCGGTCAAAGATTAGCAATCAGTTCGATAGTTCGGACTTCAGTCGTCATAGTTTCCTTAAATAAATAAGGACTTGCATTCCTGAGCGCGAACAATATGCAGCGAGGTGGGCAATGCACGCCTCTTGCAAAAATAACCAGGACTGCTCTGGGGCCCGTTCCACAATTTCGTTCGTAGTGTGGACTTTAGTCCGCAACATACTGCGGACTAAAGTCCACACTACGAACCTTACTTATTACAGTCAATCGACTGGATACGATATAAATTGACTTTTGCAAGAGTTCTAATCCACACCTACATTTTTAGCGCATAAACGAACTGACAACACCGTTCAAATCTTCAGCCAAAGGGTTTCCCAAGGCCTTGAACTTCCACTCGCCGCTTTCTCGATAAACTTCTCCCATCAACATATTTACTTTTCCTTCATAGGAAGGATCGCTTGACAAGCGATAGCGCGCTATTTCTTTCCCGGCTGCATCTACAGCCCTCACATAAGCATTTTCTACCATGCCAAAATGCTGTTTTCTCGCTGGCGCATCGTAAATATTGACGCCCAAAATAATTTTGTGATATTCTGCTGGCAAAGAGCTGAGTTTGACAAATATTTGTTCGTCGTCTCCTTCGCCTGCTCCCGTCAGGTTGTCGCCGGAGTGAATCACAGTTTTGTCCTTTGATTCTAAATGAGAGTAATAAATTACATCCTCTTTATAATTTTTCAATTTGCCATTTTCTCCCAGCAGCAAAGCGTAGGAATCTAAGTCAAAATTTGCACCGCTGCTTCTACCGAAAAGATTTGTTTTAGCTTTCGCTACATCCCAGCCCAA includes the following:
- a CDS encoding TerD family protein, whose translation is MAINLTKGQSIVLSKSEFDLSRLTVALGWDVAKAKTNLFGRSSGANFDLDSYALLLGENGKLKNYKEDVIYYSHLESKDKTVIHSGDNLTGAGEGDDEQIFVKLSSLPAEYHKIILGVNIYDAPARKQHFGMVENAYVRAVDAAGKEIARYRLSSDPSYEGKVNMLMGEVYRESGEWKFKALGNPLAEDLNGVVSSFMR